A genomic segment from Mesotoga sp. UBA6090 encodes:
- the folK gene encoding 2-amino-4-hydroxy-6-hydroxymethyldihydropteridine diphosphokinase, with product MESDLFLAFGSNIGDRLRYIIEAFKRLTEMELFPSEVSSLYYTKPYGNTEQEEFLNCVGKFRHTGDPEILLREIKTVEKSVGRVERFRWGPREIDIDIILFGETVLTTKELTIPHNDIIKRKFVLVPLLEIESEIRDPRNGVLFSNHLERLGHENWPKIYMKANSFRTLIEREVKK from the coding sequence GTGGAGAGTGATCTGTTCCTTGCCTTCGGTAGCAATATCGGAGACAGATTGCGTTACATTATCGAAGCCTTCAAGAGACTTACAGAAATGGAGCTGTTTCCCTCAGAAGTCTCCTCTCTCTATTATACTAAACCATACGGAAACACTGAACAAGAAGAATTCCTGAATTGCGTCGGAAAATTTCGACACACCGGAGACCCAGAAATCTTGCTAAGAGAAATAAAGACCGTTGAAAAGTCTGTGGGACGAGTAGAGCGATTTCGATGGGGTCCGAGAGAAATAGACATTGACATTATTCTTTTTGGAGAAACTGTTCTAACTACAAAGGAGCTTACAATTCCCCACAACGATATAATTAAGAGGAAATTCGTTCTGGTTCCTTTGCTTGAAATAGAAAGCGAGATCAGAGATCCCAGAAATGGAGTCTTGTTTTCAAATCATTTAGAGAGATTGGGGCATGAAAACTGGCCCAAGATCTATATGAAAGCTAACTCCTTTAGAACACTCATAGAACGGGAGGTGAAGAAATGA